ACTTCAGttgaattaaagaatttcaattattgattatattcTTTGTAGTATCGGATAGGGCAACTTTATATGATTGCTAGACACAGTCATGAGCAATCAGATAATGATGAAGGTGTTGAGGTTGTTGAAAATGTGGAGTGTGATGATCCAGAACACGGAAAGGGTCAATATACAGAGAAACGAATCCATCTATCTAGGTAATTTTCATGGCATCACTTATATCTCTAAATTTAGACTATTATGAACGTGGATGTctcatatttgttatattaaattacagtaAATTGCCATATTGGATTCAATCTCTTATTcctcgaatattttatgtcaCAGAGAAGGCATGGAATTATTATCCCTTTACTATCACAggtacattaaaatatacttaatatCTCATCAAATAGAAtccaaaaatgtttctttctagCTAATAGTATGGCTTTTTTTCATGTTGCTTATGGTCTACCAAGAATACACtgtaagtataaaaattgtagcTTTATGTGAGGTTTCttgttacataaaattttaccttTTAGTGTTCTTTTATTCCAAAATTGTACATCTCAATAAAAACGCGATATGAGGATAACAATGGATCTAcggaaaatgtatgtaaatgagttttatatgtaaatagaaTCAGTTCTGTTACATATAATGCTATTAAAACAGTGTTTAGGTCTGTCTCCTATTGAATTGATTCATCGTGAGGTTGATTTTGTGGACATTGCGTACGACGAATTATCCGCGAAGCACTATAAAGAGGAGGAggtattgttattattataacacCTAGGTCTTGA
This is a stretch of genomic DNA from Bombus pyrosoma isolate SC7728 linkage group LG16, ASM1482585v1, whole genome shotgun sequence. It encodes these proteins:
- the LOC122576618 gene encoding cytoplasmic phosphatidylinositol transfer protein 1 isoform X2 produces the protein MSNQIMMKVLRLLKMWSVMIQNTERVNIQRNESIYLVNCHIGFNLLFLEYFMSQRRHGIIIPLLSQLIVWLFFMLLMVYQEYTCSFIPKLYISIKTRYEDNNGSTENCLGLSPIELIHREVDFVDIAYDELSAKHYKEEEDPKFFKSQRTGRGPLVEGWKGTTQPIMCSYKLVQVSFEMWGMQTRVEDFIHRCIRDILLLGHRQAFAWIDEWYDMTLEDVRQYEQKMQAETNEKVRLRNMNNEKPPTPTTPTSSMPSSPLPKSPTQSARSWFSWS